In the genome of Ensifer adhaerens, one region contains:
- a CDS encoding DNA-binding transcriptional regulator, XRE-family HTH domain has protein sequence MEIDIQKITLDGKNYVLLSEDDFEDMIDGLKAQAVLARVQAGEETWPWEIVEARANSENSVRVFRKYRGMTMTELAAAVGISQTHLSDIENGKKTGSVDVLKRIAVALKVDLDDLVV, from the coding sequence ATGGAAATCGACATCCAGAAGATCACGCTCGACGGCAAGAATTACGTGCTCCTCAGCGAGGACGACTTCGAGGACATGATCGACGGCTTGAAGGCTCAGGCGGTTCTCGCGCGTGTTCAGGCGGGCGAGGAAACGTGGCCGTGGGAGATCGTGGAGGCTCGCGCAAATAGCGAAAACTCCGTGCGGGTTTTCCGCAAATACCGCGGCATGACCATGACGGAGCTGGCGGCGGCCGTGGGAATTTCGCAGACGCATCTGTCGGATATCGAGAACGGCAAGAAAACGGGTTCGGTCGATGTGCTGAAGCGGATTGCTGTGGCGCTGAAGGTCGATCTGGATGATCTGGTGGTTTGA
- a CDS encoding betaine-aldehyde dehydrogenase: MRAQPKASHFINGEYIEDTAGNVIECVYPATGEVIARLHSATPAIVEKAIASAKAAQKDWAKMSPTARGRILYRASQIIRERNRELSELETLDTGKPIQETIVADSTSGADAMEFFGGVAPAALNGEQIPLGADWAYTKRIPLGIVLGIGAWNYPQQIACWKAAPALVAGNAFIFKPSEVTPLGALKIAEIMIEAGLPKGLFNVVQGDREAGPLLVNHPDIAKVSLTGSVPTGRKVAGAAAGQLKHVTMELGGKSPMIVFDDADVESAISGAMLGNFYSAGQVCSNGTRVFVQKGIKEQFLSRLKERTEAIRMGEPLDEATQMGPLVNRSQREKVLGYIEKGKAEGARLLTGGGIPNDVSSEGCFVQPTVFADVTDDMTIAREEIFGPVMCVLDFDHEDEVIARANATEFGLAGGVFTADMARAHRVVDALEAGTVWINTYNLCPVEIPFGGVKQSGFGRENSLAALNHYTELKTVYVAMGACEAPY, from the coding sequence ATGCGCGCCCAACCGAAAGCCAGCCATTTCATCAACGGCGAGTATATCGAGGACACCGCCGGTAACGTCATCGAATGCGTCTATCCGGCCACCGGCGAGGTGATCGCACGGCTGCATTCCGCCACGCCGGCAATAGTCGAGAAGGCGATTGCCTCGGCCAAGGCTGCCCAAAAGGATTGGGCGAAGATGAGCCCGACGGCGCGCGGCCGCATCCTCTATCGCGCCTCGCAGATCATCCGCGAGCGCAACCGCGAACTCTCCGAACTGGAAACGCTGGACACCGGCAAGCCGATCCAGGAAACGATTGTCGCCGACTCGACCTCCGGCGCGGATGCGATGGAATTCTTCGGCGGCGTCGCGCCTGCCGCGCTCAATGGCGAGCAGATCCCGCTCGGCGCCGACTGGGCCTATACGAAGCGCATTCCGCTCGGCATCGTGCTCGGCATCGGCGCATGGAACTATCCGCAGCAGATCGCCTGCTGGAAGGCAGCCCCCGCGCTCGTCGCCGGCAATGCCTTCATCTTCAAGCCGTCTGAAGTGACGCCGCTCGGCGCGCTGAAGATCGCCGAAATCATGATCGAGGCGGGCCTGCCCAAGGGCCTGTTCAATGTCGTGCAGGGCGACCGCGAGGCCGGCCCGCTGCTGGTCAACCATCCCGACATCGCCAAGGTCTCGCTGACCGGCTCCGTGCCGACCGGCCGCAAGGTGGCGGGTGCCGCTGCCGGTCAGCTCAAGCATGTCACCATGGAACTCGGCGGCAAGTCGCCGATGATCGTCTTCGACGATGCCGATGTCGAAAGCGCCATTTCCGGCGCCATGCTCGGCAATTTCTACTCCGCCGGCCAGGTCTGCTCCAACGGCACCCGCGTCTTCGTGCAGAAGGGCATCAAGGAGCAATTCCTGTCACGCCTAAAAGAGCGCACCGAAGCGATCCGCATGGGCGAGCCGCTGGACGAGGCGACCCAGATGGGCCCGCTTGTCAACCGCTCGCAGCGCGAAAAAGTGCTGGGCTATATCGAGAAGGGCAAGGCCGAGGGCGCGCGTCTCCTGACCGGCGGCGGCATTCCCAACGATGTCTCCTCCGAAGGCTGCTTCGTCCAGCCGACCGTCTTTGCCGACGTGACCGACGACATGACGATTGCCCGCGAGGAAATCTTCGGCCCCGTCATGTGCGTTCTCGATTTCGACCATGAGGACGAGGTGATCGCCCGCGCCAATGCCACCGAATTCGGCCTCGCCGGCGGCGTCTTCACTGCCGACATGGCCCGCGCCCATCGCGTGGTCGACGCGCTGGAGGCCGGCACGGTCTGGATCAACACCTACAACCTCTGCCCCGTCGAAATCCCCTTCGGCGGCGTCAAGCAATCCGGCTTCGGCCGCGAGAATTCGCTCGCCGCGCTGAACCACTATACCGAGCTGAAGACGGTCTATGTCGCGATGGGCGCATGCGAGGCGCCGTATTGA
- a CDS encoding putative NAD(P)H quinone oxidoreductase, PIG3 family yields the protein MNAPSTTLPQTMRHVDLTAPGGPEAMKIVEGPVPQPKAGEVLVKVHAAGVNRPDVAQRQGTYPPPPGASPILGLEVAGEVVALGEGVSGFSIGEKVAGLANGGGYAQYCVVPAGQALPWPKGYDAVRAAAVPETFFTVWANVFDMAGLKAGEKFLVHGGTSGIGTVAIQLAKAFGAEVYTTAGSGEKCLACVQLGAKRAINYKTEDFLSVIREEAGSVDVILDMIGGSYFDKNIGALGKDGRLSIIALLGGAVAEKANLGAIMMKRLRVMGSTLRPRTGDEKRAIRDSLLEKVWPKLDAGEIAPVIHAVLPLEQVAEAHRVMEESGHIGKIVLTL from the coding sequence ATGAACGCCCCATCAACAACCCTGCCCCAGACCATGCGCCATGTCGATCTGACCGCCCCCGGGGGACCGGAGGCGATGAAGATCGTCGAAGGCCCCGTGCCTCAGCCGAAGGCAGGCGAGGTGCTGGTGAAGGTTCATGCTGCGGGTGTGAACCGGCCCGACGTGGCGCAGCGGCAGGGCACCTATCCGCCGCCGCCGGGGGCAAGCCCGATCCTCGGGCTGGAAGTGGCCGGCGAGGTCGTGGCGCTGGGCGAAGGTGTCTCCGGCTTTTCCATTGGGGAGAAGGTGGCCGGTCTCGCCAATGGCGGGGGCTATGCGCAATACTGCGTCGTGCCGGCCGGACAGGCCCTGCCCTGGCCCAAGGGCTATGACGCGGTGCGCGCGGCAGCCGTGCCGGAAACCTTCTTCACCGTCTGGGCCAATGTCTTCGACATGGCCGGCCTGAAGGCGGGCGAGAAGTTCCTCGTTCATGGCGGCACGAGCGGCATCGGCACGGTGGCGATCCAGCTCGCCAAGGCCTTCGGCGCCGAGGTCTATACGACAGCCGGCTCCGGCGAGAAGTGCCTTGCCTGCGTACAGCTTGGGGCGAAGCGGGCGATCAATTACAAGACGGAGGATTTCCTTTCCGTCATCAGGGAAGAGGCCGGATCGGTCGATGTCATTCTCGACATGATCGGCGGCTCCTATTTCGACAAGAATATCGGGGCGCTAGGCAAGGACGGCCGGCTTTCGATCATCGCCCTGCTCGGTGGGGCGGTGGCGGAGAAGGCCAATCTCGGCGCGATCATGATGAAGCGGCTGCGCGTCATGGGCTCGACGCTGCGGCCCCGCACCGGCGACGAGAAGCGGGCCATTCGCGATTCACTGCTGGAGAAGGTCTGGCCGAAGCTCGATGCCGGCGAGATCGCACCGGTGATCCACGCCGTCCTGCCGCTGGAACAGGTGGCGGAAGCCCATCGCGTGATGGAAGAGAGCGGGCATATCGGAAAGATCGTGCTGACGCTCTGA
- a CDS encoding choline dehydrogenase, giving the protein MTMQADYVIVGSGSAGSALAARLSEDGRYNVLVLEYGGSDVGPFIQMPAALAWPMSMKRYNWGYLSEPEPNLNNRRITAPRGKVIGGSSSINGMVYVRGSAEDFDTWDELGATGWAYADVLPYFKRQENSKGGQAGWRGTDGPLHVQRGPAKNPLVRAFVEAGREAGFETTEDYNGEKQEGFGLMEQTIHEGKRWSAASAYLKPALKRPNVDLLRCFARRVVFEGKRAVGVEVDRGGKIEVVRANREVIVSASSFNSPKLLMLSGIGPAAHLKEMGIEVVADRPGVGANLMDHMEFYFQQVATKPVSLYSWLPWFWQGVAGAQWLFARSGLGTSNQFESCAFVRSAPGVKQPDIQFHFLPVAISYDGKAAAKSHGFQVHVGYNHSKSRGTVTLRSPDPMADPVIKFNYMSHEEDWVKFRHCVRLTREIFSQKAFDPYRGPEIQPGEGVQTDAEIDAFLREHLESAYHPCGTCKMGAKDDPMSVVDPDTKVIGVEGLRVADSSIFPRLTYGNLNGPSIMTGEKAADHILGKPRLARSNQQPWINPRWEVSDR; this is encoded by the coding sequence ATGACCATGCAAGCTGATTACGTCATCGTAGGCTCCGGCTCTGCCGGTTCCGCACTCGCCGCCCGCCTCTCGGAAGACGGCCGCTACAACGTGCTCGTGCTGGAATACGGTGGCTCCGACGTCGGCCCGTTCATCCAGATGCCGGCAGCGCTTGCCTGGCCGATGAGCATGAAGCGCTACAATTGGGGTTATCTCTCCGAGCCAGAGCCGAACCTCAACAACCGCCGCATCACCGCCCCGCGCGGCAAGGTCATCGGCGGGTCGTCGTCGATCAACGGCATGGTCTATGTGCGTGGCTCCGCGGAGGATTTCGACACCTGGGACGAGCTGGGCGCAACCGGCTGGGCCTATGCCGACGTGCTGCCCTATTTCAAGCGGCAGGAAAACTCCAAGGGCGGGCAGGCCGGCTGGCGCGGCACCGACGGGCCGCTGCATGTCCAGCGCGGGCCGGCCAAGAATCCTCTCGTGCGCGCCTTCGTCGAGGCGGGCCGCGAGGCCGGGTTCGAGACGACGGAGGACTATAACGGCGAGAAGCAGGAAGGCTTCGGTCTGATGGAGCAGACGATCCATGAGGGCAAGCGCTGGTCGGCGGCCTCCGCCTATCTGAAGCCCGCGCTGAAGCGGCCCAATGTCGATCTGCTGCGCTGCTTTGCCCGCCGCGTCGTCTTCGAAGGCAAGCGCGCCGTGGGCGTGGAAGTGGATCGCGGCGGCAAGATCGAAGTGGTGCGCGCCAACCGCGAAGTCATCGTGTCCGCCTCGTCCTTCAATTCGCCGAAGCTCCTCATGCTCTCCGGCATCGGCCCGGCGGCGCATCTGAAGGAGATGGGCATCGAGGTCGTCGCCGACCGTCCCGGCGTCGGCGCAAACCTGATGGACCACATGGAATTTTACTTTCAGCAGGTCGCGACCAAGCCCGTGTCGCTCTATTCCTGGCTGCCATGGTTCTGGCAGGGCGTTGCGGGCGCGCAATGGCTCTTCGCCCGTTCAGGGCTCGGCACGTCCAACCAGTTCGAAAGCTGCGCCTTCGTGCGCTCGGCACCCGGCGTGAAGCAGCCGGACATCCAGTTCCATTTCCTGCCCGTGGCGATCTCGTATGACGGCAAGGCCGCCGCCAAGAGCCACGGCTTCCAGGTCCATGTGGGCTACAACCATTCGAAATCGCGCGGGACCGTAACGTTGCGCTCGCCCGACCCGATGGCCGATCCGGTCATCAAGTTCAACTACATGAGCCACGAGGAAGACTGGGTGAAGTTCCGCCACTGCGTGCGGCTCACCCGCGAAATTTTCTCCCAGAAGGCCTTCGACCCTTATCGGGGCCCGGAAATCCAGCCGGGCGAGGGCGTGCAAACGGACGCTGAGATCGACGCCTTCCTGCGCGAACATCTCGAAAGCGCCTATCACCCCTGCGGCACCTGCAAGATGGGCGCCAAGGACGACCCCATGTCCGTCGTCGACCCTGACACGAAGGTCATCGGCGTCGAAGGCCTGCGCGTCGCGGACTCGTCCATCTTTCCGCGCCTGACCTACGGCAACCTCAACGGCCCCTCGATCATGACCGGCGAAAAGGCCGCCGACCATATCCTGGGCAAGCCGCGACTGGCGCGCTCGAACCAGCAGCCGTGGATCAATCCGCGCTGGGAGGTGAGTGACCGGTAG
- a CDS encoding diguanylate cyclase (GGDEF) domain-containing protein — translation MPAILPLKGHDPAAYSRMALMPLAKAALDTAFQPIVETVSGKIHGYESLMRGHDKLGFDTPPALLDTFALSGELTDLELFTTSRAFAKFTSLAEFEKRTLFLNLDHRMLATGQRLLPLLLAYLQKNAISPSSVCIELSERSDNSSAPDFPDLIAQMRRMGFKLAIDDFGTGHAEMKLLSDYDLDYLKIDRHLVSKIDALPRKRHLTKTVVDMAHVLGVRVIAEGVETEGEFLVCRDLGIDLVQGWFVAYPSLDPSEFRDGFPHLRDLGQNRRVRRSVDEVLVRQQVEAVPTIREDAAIETLFEIFRQHSDLPFIPVVNAHGEPRGIVQEARLKSYIYQPYGRDLLQNRFYGGTIARFIDPAPVVDIGADSNRLMAVFSGTEDAKCVILTENMRYAGVISAAALVKIINAKLVRQAQDQNPLTGLPGNQAIHSYLEETMADGGATRHFCYCDFDNFKPFNDHYGFQRGDEAISLFARLMKRYFFSPSIFLGHVGGDDFFAGMTGWSNEELEMIFERLLEDFENDALRLYAPEDRERGHIEGVDRAGIRRAFDFLSCSVAIIEVPAGRVFGDPAVLSAHIAGLKKRVKSNRDGILFQTI, via the coding sequence ATGCCCGCAATCCTTCCGCTGAAAGGTCACGATCCGGCGGCTTATAGCCGGATGGCGCTCATGCCGCTGGCCAAGGCCGCGCTCGACACGGCCTTCCAGCCGATTGTCGAAACCGTGTCCGGCAAGATCCACGGCTATGAATCGCTGATGCGTGGGCATGACAAGCTGGGCTTCGACACGCCGCCGGCGCTGCTGGATACATTTGCGCTTTCCGGCGAACTGACCGACCTCGAACTTTTCACGACGTCGCGCGCCTTCGCCAAGTTCACATCGCTCGCCGAGTTCGAGAAGCGCACACTGTTCCTCAATCTCGATCACCGCATGCTCGCAACCGGCCAGCGCCTGCTGCCGCTGCTGCTCGCCTATCTGCAGAAGAATGCCATCTCGCCCTCCTCCGTCTGCATCGAGCTGTCGGAACGTTCGGACAATTCCAGCGCGCCCGACTTTCCCGACCTGATCGCCCAGATGCGGCGCATGGGCTTCAAGCTGGCGATCGACGATTTCGGCACGGGCCATGCCGAGATGAAGCTTCTGAGCGACTACGACCTCGACTACCTGAAGATCGACCGGCATCTCGTCTCCAAGATCGACGCATTGCCGCGCAAGCGCCATCTGACCAAGACGGTCGTCGACATGGCCCATGTTCTGGGTGTTCGCGTCATTGCGGAAGGCGTCGAGACAGAGGGCGAGTTCCTCGTCTGCCGCGATCTCGGCATAGACCTCGTGCAGGGCTGGTTCGTGGCCTACCCCTCGCTCGATCCGTCCGAGTTCCGCGATGGTTTCCCGCATTTGCGCGATCTCGGACAGAACCGGCGCGTGCGCCGTTCGGTCGACGAGGTGCTGGTGCGCCAGCAGGTGGAAGCCGTGCCGACGATCCGCGAGGATGCCGCGATCGAGACCCTGTTCGAGATTTTCCGCCAGCATTCCGATCTGCCCTTCATTCCGGTCGTCAACGCCCATGGCGAGCCGCGCGGGATCGTTCAGGAGGCCCGGCTGAAGAGCTACATCTACCAGCCCTATGGGCGCGACCTTCTGCAGAACCGCTTCTATGGTGGAACCATCGCCCGCTTCATCGATCCCGCCCCCGTGGTCGACATCGGAGCGGATTCGAACAGGCTCATGGCCGTGTTCTCCGGCACAGAAGATGCGAAATGCGTGATCCTCACCGAAAACATGCGCTATGCCGGGGTGATTTCGGCGGCCGCACTCGTCAAGATCATCAACGCCAAGCTGGTGCGCCAGGCGCAGGACCAGAACCCGCTGACGGGACTTCCCGGCAACCAGGCGATCCATTCCTATCTTGAGGAGACGATGGCGGATGGGGGCGCAACGCGGCATTTCTGCTATTGTGACTTCGACAATTTCAAGCCGTTCAACGATCATTACGGCTTCCAGCGCGGCGACGAGGCGATCTCGCTCTTCGCCCGGCTGATGAAACGCTACTTCTTCTCGCCCTCCATCTTCCTCGGCCATGTCGGCGGCGACGACTTCTTTGCCGGGATGACGGGCTGGTCGAACGAGGAACTGGAAATGATCTTCGAGCGGCTGCTTGAGGATTTTGAAAACGATGCGCTCAGGCTCTATGCACCAGAAGATCGGGAACGCGGGCATATCGAGGGCGTCGATCGCGCCGGCATCCGCCGCGCCTTCGATTTCCTCAGTTGCTCGGTCGCCATCATCGAAGTGCCCGCAGGCCGGGTCTTTGGCGATCCGGCGGTGCTTTCGGCCCATATTGCGGGCCTCAAGAAGCGGGTGAAGTCAAACCGCGACGGAATCCTGTTCCAGACGATCTAG
- a CDS encoding Major Facilitator Superfamily protein, whose product MLSTIRFVAHHPVLRIYGLLMFIASSAGACVLPYRALIAIDTLHMSEQAFAAMMLLSTLTALVFGVCIGIVSDFAGNRRRLMAILLSVGVAAALLIWMVETAWMMALAVICLLPFANINPMIYAGTRMEAASLDPREAASVNSVVRTTMSASWVFIPVAVALVLETGGLGVMNVWAVMACLFGLCLVLVLIFLPDTARAGSAPGGLAGFRAALKELAHPAILLRLVAVSLLSSVNWLNGYVQALIIKTTLGGTLGEAGFMASGIALMEIPFMLAWASALRRLGPVTTLAAGSALYAVYLVGLGLATSVWQVHALIPIAGAGAAAILSVPISYFQDMFPERPGLGTSLYPMQTFLGTGAAAGTFAVATHFTSYQGTAIVGAAITLAASLLLIAIERGVHLPQKGTAG is encoded by the coding sequence ATGCTATCCACCATCCGCTTCGTCGCGCACCATCCGGTGCTGCGCATCTATGGCCTGTTGATGTTCATCGCGTCCTCGGCCGGGGCCTGCGTGCTGCCTTATCGGGCGCTTATCGCCATCGACACGCTGCATATGAGCGAGCAGGCCTTTGCCGCCATGATGCTCCTGTCGACGCTGACGGCGCTCGTCTTTGGCGTCTGCATCGGCATCGTGTCGGATTTTGCCGGCAACCGCCGGCGGCTCATGGCGATCCTGCTGTCGGTCGGTGTTGCGGCCGCGCTCCTGATCTGGATGGTGGAAACGGCCTGGATGATGGCGCTGGCCGTGATCTGCCTTCTGCCCTTCGCCAATATCAACCCCATGATCTATGCCGGCACGCGCATGGAAGCCGCGAGCCTCGATCCGCGCGAGGCCGCCTCTGTCAATTCGGTGGTGCGCACCACCATGTCGGCCTCCTGGGTCTTCATCCCGGTCGCCGTCGCTCTGGTCCTGGAAACGGGCGGGCTCGGTGTCATGAATGTCTGGGCCGTCATGGCCTGCCTCTTCGGACTCTGCCTCGTGCTTGTCCTGATCTTTCTGCCGGACACGGCGCGCGCCGGCTCCGCACCCGGCGGCCTTGCCGGGTTCCGCGCGGCGCTGAAGGAGCTTGCCCATCCCGCCATCCTGCTTCGCCTCGTCGCCGTCTCGCTGCTGAGTTCGGTCAACTGGCTGAACGGCTATGTCCAGGCGCTCATCATCAAGACGACTCTGGGCGGAACCCTGGGGGAAGCCGGCTTCATGGCGAGCGGTATCGCGCTGATGGAAATTCCCTTCATGCTTGCCTGGGCGTCGGCATTGCGCCGGCTCGGTCCGGTCACGACGCTGGCGGCAGGCTCGGCGCTTTATGCGGTCTATCTGGTGGGGCTGGGCCTTGCGACAAGCGTCTGGCAGGTCCATGCGCTGATCCCGATTGCCGGTGCGGGGGCCGCCGCAATCCTTTCCGTCCCCATCTCCTATTTTCAGGACATGTTTCCGGAGCGGCCGGGGCTCGGCACCTCGCTCTATCCGATGCAGACCTTTCTCGGCACCGGGGCGGCGGCGGGCACATTCGCCGTCGCCACCCATTTCACGTCCTATCAGGGCACGGCCATCGTCGGCGCGGCGATCACCCTGGCGGCATCCCTGCTGCTGATCGCGATCGAACGCGGGGTGCACCTGCCACAGAAGGGCACGGCCGGCTGA
- a CDS encoding transcriptional regulator, TetR family — protein sequence MPKIGMEPVRRKALVDAALKAIGDHGSLDVTMQEIAKSAGVSPALAFHYFGSKEQLLLATMRSLLRQLKEEAVAAMRQAETPRGKVNALIAVSFGAEQFAASTVAAWLAFYVEAQRSDETRRLLTVYARRLHSNLVAALSPLCGRVEAHHIAEGAAALIDGFYIRRALDAARLDVGEAVALVEDYVTLKLNAVTR from the coding sequence ATGCCTAAAATCGGAATGGAGCCAGTTCGCCGCAAGGCGCTTGTGGATGCCGCGCTGAAGGCGATCGGCGATCACGGGTCGCTCGACGTCACGATGCAGGAAATCGCCAAAAGCGCCGGCGTGTCACCCGCGCTCGCGTTCCACTATTTCGGTTCCAAGGAGCAATTGCTGCTCGCCACCATGCGCAGCCTCCTGCGTCAATTAAAGGAAGAGGCGGTAGCCGCCATGCGCCAGGCCGAGACGCCGCGTGGCAAGGTCAACGCGCTGATCGCCGTCTCTTTCGGGGCTGAGCAGTTCGCCGCCTCCACGGTTGCCGCCTGGCTCGCCTTCTATGTCGAGGCGCAGCGCTCGGACGAGACCAGGCGCCTGCTCACCGTCTATGCCCGTCGTCTCCATTCCAACCTTGTCGCGGCCCTGTCGCCGCTCTGTGGCAGGGTAGAGGCGCACCACATTGCAGAAGGCGCAGCAGCGCTGATTGACGGCTTCTACATCCGCCGCGCGCTGGACGCTGCGCGCCTCGATGTCGGGGAGGCGGTGGCGCTGGTGGAAGATTACGTAACCTTGAAATTGAACGCGGTAACCCGCTGA